The genomic region GTCCCGACGATCAGCTCGAAGTAGCGCGCGACCTCTCGTTCGGAGTTCGCTGTGATCGACGAAGCCCCGCGTGGTGCGACGGGTTCTCAGCGTTTTCGGCGAGCTGATCGGATCCGCAGCAGCCGGGACTACGCGCGGATCCGCCGAGTTGGCCGCCGATACGGCGCTGAGAGCGTTTCTCTCGAGGTTGTGCCTCGCGAGCTGGGACCGCGGCTCGGGCTCGTCGTGGGCAAGCGCATCGGGAACGCAGTGGAGCGCACGCGTGTAAAGCGCGCGGTTCGCGAGTGGTTTCGCCTGCGGCGGAGCGCATTCGCGCACAGCGCTGACATCGTCGTGGTGGCGCGGCCCGGAGCGGCGTCCCGAACCACGACCGAGCTGTGGCACGAGCTCGACGCGACGATTGCGCGGGCGCAGCGATGACGGCGGAGCGAGGCGTCGTAGCGGTCTTGATCGCAGCGGTTCGCGTGTATCAGGTGGCGCTCTCGCCGGTCCTCGGAGGCGCCTGCCGGTTCGCACCGTCTTGCTCGCACTACGCCGTCGAGGCACTGCGCGAGCACGGGGCCCTGCGGGGCCTGTTGCTGGCACTCCGGCGGGTCAGCCGCTGCCATCCCTTCCACCGCGGTGGGTACGATCCGGTCCCCGCGGGAGATCGCCGTGGACCGTAACACGGTGATCGCGCTGCTCGCGACGGCCGCACTCTTCTTCGGTTGGCAGTCGTATCTGAGCCAGAAGTACCCGGATCGCGGTAAGCGGCCGCCGGTTGTCGAAGAGACACCCCCTGCCGAGGCGGAGTCTGCGGAGCCCACTCAGGAATTGCAGGCGACGACGGACGTGCGATCGCCAGAGAGCGCCACTCAGCCGCCGCAACCACGGCAAGAGCGAGTGATCGACGTTCAGCGGCCCGGTTACACGGCGAAGCTGACATCTCGGGGAGGCGCGCTGACTGAGTGGGTGCTCGCAGACTTCGACGACGCGTCGCTCCCCGGCAGGCCCCGAATCGGCCTCGTGAGCGGCGGTCCTTCTCTTCTCACACCGCTGGAGGGTCTCGGGGCACCCGGCGCTGAGTCGGTCGACTACGACGTGGTTCGTCCGTCGGAGGACGTGGTCGAGTTCAGCGCCGAAGTCGAGGGCGCATTCGTGCGGAAGACCTACCGGTTCGAGCCGGAGGGGTTCGGCGCGCGCCTCACGATCGAGGTGGAGAACCGAAGTCAGCAGCCGATCACGCCGGACTTCGGTGTGGTCTGGCCTGCTCGCCGCGGAAACGGCACGGAGTTCAACGAGTACAACCTGGCGGCATTCGCGACGGATGGCGTCGAACGCTTCGCGATTGCGCCGCTTCCTTCAATGCTCGGGATGGGCGGGGGGCCCGCCGAGGGCAGCCTGGATGTGGTTCCTACGCCCGGGGACGTGTTCGAGCTGGACTGGGCGGGTGTCGAGACGCGCTACTTCGTGGCCGCACTGCTTCCCGACAAACCGACGGAGGCTCGAGCTCGCTTCGTGGCGACGGAGCCCGGGCGAGAAGGACGGCTCGAGGTCTCGTTCGTGCCGGTGAGCCTTCCGCCGGGAACGCGACTCGCGCGGGAGTACCGGCTCTACATCGGCCCGAAGGAGCCGGAGCGTCTCGAGGCGTTCGGTGCCCACTTGGACGAGGCGATCCAGAAGGGCTGGGCGCCGAGCCTCACGCGGTTCTTCACGGCCGCGCTCACGCTGGTCCATCAAGGCGTGCCGAACTACGGGCTAGCGATCGTCGTGCTGACGTTCATCCTTCGCGTCGCCATGGCGCCGCTGATGGTGGGCCAGATGCGGTCGATGAAGCGCATGGCCGACCTCGCTCCGAAGCTGAAGGCTGCGCAAGATCGCTTCCCCGACGATCGGATGAAGCAGCAAGAAGCGATGATGGCGGTCTATCAGCAAGCCGGCGTCAGCCCGTTTTCCGCCTTCGGTGGATGCCTGCCGATGCTCCTTCAGCTGCCGGTGTTCGTCGGCTTCTACTTCGCGCTGCAGAGCTCGATTCAGCTGCGCCAGCAACCGTTCTTCGGCTGGATCAACGATCTATCGCAGCCGGAGAGCCTGTTTGTGATCCCGGGGATCGACCTTCACATTCGTGCTCTACCCCTGCTGCTCGGCTTCGCGATGTGGGCGCAGCAGCGGTTGACGCCGACGCCGGGAATGGATCCCGCGCAAGCGCGCATGATGCAGATCCTGATGCCTGTGATGATGACCGTGATGTTCTATCAGTTCGCGTCGGGCCTGGGCGTGTACTGGCTCGTGAGCACGCTGCTCGGAATTGCGCAGCAGCAGTGGACGAACCGCAGCAAACCGCAGACGGCATAGCCGAGAGGAACGCATGTACGATCCGAAGATCGAAGCGAAGGAATTTGTCGGAGACTCCTCGACGGAGGCGATCGCTCGCGCCGTGGCGTACTTCGGTCGGTCTGAGTCGGAGCTGCGCATGAGCGTGCTCAGCCAGGTGTCGGGCCTTGGGTCGCGGACGCTCGTCGTCGCGGTCCCCACCGACGCGCCCGCGCCGACGGAGCGCCGCTCTGAGCGAGAAGAGCGGCCCAGCGACCGCGGCAGGGGCGGACGGGATCGTGGCGAGAGGCGGGAGCGCCCAGATCGGCGGCCGGAGCGGAGGGAGCGCAGCGAGGAGGCACCGGCTCCGGCTGCTGCGTCGAGCCCATCGGTAGGGACCGCGCGCGGCGAGGTTGGGCCGGTCGGGCAGTACCTGCTCGGGATCGTCGAGCGGATGGAGCTTGGCTCCTTCGAGGTGAGCGCGTCCGAGCAGGACGGCTATCAGATTTTCGAGATCACGGGCGACGCCGTGAGGGGCCTGACGGCTGGCGACGCCCGTGCGCCTGAAGCGCTGCAGCTGCTCGCGAGTCAAGCGGCGAGCATCGGCCAGGACGAGCCCAAACGCGTCGTGGTCGATGTCGAGGGTGGGGCGCGAGACAAGCGAGACGAGCTCCTTCAGCGCGTGGCAGACCGGGCGGCAAAGCGTGCGCAGGAGACGGGCCGGAGCGTCGCGCTGGATCCGATGAGTGGGCGGGATCGGCGCGTGATCCACATGGCACTGAGGGGCGCGGACGGAATCGCCACGATGAGCATCGGTGATGGTCGCTATCGCCAAGTGCTCGTCGTTCCTGCGGCTGCCCCCGAGTACGCGGACGCAAAGGCCGCTGCTGACGCAGCGAACGGCTGAGCCCGAGCGTTCCACGTGGAACGCACCCGCGCAGAGCTCGCTCGCCTACTCACGCCAGCCGCCACCCACTGGGACGTCGACCTGGAAGTGGCGCTCCCGCGTTTGGCGGTCTTCGCGGAGCTCCTCCTCGAATGGGGAGCCCGCATCAACCTGACCGCGGCTCGTTCTCTCGCGGATTTTTGCTCCGAGCATCTCGCCGACGCCTTCCCGGCGCTTCCCTATCTGCCGAGTGCTGGTCGGTGGATCGATGTTGGTTCGGGCGCCGGCCTACCCGGGATCGTCCTGGCGATCGCGCGGCCCGACCTCCAGGGGACTCTGCTCGAGCCGACCCAGAAGCGAAGGGCCTTCTTGAACGCAGCGATCAGAGCCCTTGGCCTGACGACGAAGGTGGAGGCCGACCGTCTCGACGAGCACGCTGAACGCGTCGGCGCGCTCTACGACGTCGCCATCTCGCGAGCTGTGCTCCCGCTGCCAGCATGGCTCGAGCAGGGGCGAGCCTTAGTTCCGTCAGGAGGGAGCGTGATCGGCTTCGCCAGCGCGGCGACCGCAGCATCCGCGCCCCCGGAAGCCGAGGTGCGCTGGTACGACGTGGGGGCTGGCCCCAGGGCAGTAGTTCGGGTTCGAGTCTGATCGGCTGCGTTCCACGTGGAACGAATTGGCGCTCCCTCTGATAGAGTCGCCGCGAGGAACGGGGGTGGGGGTGACTCTGGCAATCGAAGACTCCGACCCCCGCCTCGCCCGCGTGATTGCGGTCGTGAATCAGAAGGGCGGCGTTGGAAAGACAACGACCGCTGTAAACCTCGCCGCCAGCCTGGCCGCGGCGGAACGCCCCGTCCTCCTCGTGGATTTAGACCCGCAGGGAAACGCGAGCAGTGGGCTGGGGATAAATGCCCCGCGGGTTCAGCTTTACGACGTGCTTGCGGGTACGTCGACTGCGGCGGGGGCGCTTCAACCGACCGCGCTTTCGCACCTGCATGTCTTACCCGCAGGTCCCGATCTCGCAGGCGCCGAGATCGAGCTGGTCTCGGTGGAGGCGCGCGAGTCGCTGCTCCGCGAGGCGCTCGCGCAGCTTCTTCCGCACTACGACTTCATCTTGATCGACTGCCCGCCGTCGCTCGGGCTGCTCACGCTGAACGCGCTGGTCGCGGCGAACGCAGTGCTCGTTCCGCTGCAGTGCGAGTACTACGCGCTCGAGGGCCTGGCGCGGTTGTTAGGGACGATCGAGCGCGTGCGAGCCAGCTTCAACGCCGCGCTCGAACGCGAGGGCATTCTGCTCACGATGGTCGATCGGCGAGCGAATCTGTCGCAGCAAGTCGAGAACGACGTGCGCACGCACTTCGGCACCGCGACGCTCGGCGGAGTGTTCTCGACGGTGATTCCGCGCAACGTGCGCCTCAGCGAGGCGCCGAGTCACGGCAAGCCCATCCTGCTGTACGACATCAGCTCGCGAGGCGCCGTCGCCTACCTCCAGCTCGCCGAAGAGTTGTTACGGCGCCATCCGCGCCCGAGCCGCAAGCCCCCAGCGCTCGGCGCCTGATTTCTCACCCGGTCCCGCTCGAAGGAGTTCTCATGGTGATTCGAAAAGGCGCACTCGGGCGCGGCCTCGATGCGCTGCTTCCCGGTGCTCCGCAGACGAGAGCGGCGCCGATGGGCGCGAGTGAGCTGCGCGCGGCCGCGATCGAGCTTCCGATCGACGCCATCGCGCCCAATCCCCAGCAGCCGCGCCGCGTGTTCGCCGAGGCCGA from Deltaproteobacteria bacterium harbors:
- the rsmG gene encoding 16S rRNA (guanine(527)-N(7))-methyltransferase RsmG; its protein translation is MERTRAELARLLTPAATHWDVDLEVALPRLAVFAELLLEWGARINLTAARSLADFCSEHLADAFPALPYLPSAGRWIDVGSGAGLPGIVLAIARPDLQGTLLEPTQKRRAFLNAAIRALGLTTKVEADRLDEHAERVGALYDVAISRAVLPLPAWLEQGRALVPSGGSVIGFASAATAASAPPEAEVRWYDVGAGPRAVVRVRV
- the rnpA gene encoding ribonuclease P protein component, producing MIDEAPRGATGSQRFRRADRIRSSRDYARIRRVGRRYGAESVSLEVVPRELGPRLGLVVGKRIGNAVERTRVKRAVREWFRLRRSAFAHSADIVVVARPGAASRTTTELWHELDATIARAQR
- a CDS encoding ParA family protein; translation: MEDSDPRLARVIAVVNQKGGVGKTTTAVNLAASLAAAERPVLLVDLDPQGNASSGLGINAPRVQLYDVLAGTSTAAGALQPTALSHLHVLPAGPDLAGAEIELVSVEARESLLREALAQLLPHYDFILIDCPPSLGLLTLNALVAANAVLVPLQCEYYALEGLARLLGTIERVRASFNAALEREGILLTMVDRRANLSQQVENDVRTHFGTATLGGVFSTVIPRNVRLSEAPSHGKPILLYDISSRGAVAYLQLAEELLRRHPRPSRKPPALGA
- the yidC gene encoding membrane protein insertase YidC, which produces MIALLATAALFFGWQSYLSQKYPDRGKRPPVVEETPPAEAESAEPTQELQATTDVRSPESATQPPQPRQERVIDVQRPGYTAKLTSRGGALTEWVLADFDDASLPGRPRIGLVSGGPSLLTPLEGLGAPGAESVDYDVVRPSEDVVEFSAEVEGAFVRKTYRFEPEGFGARLTIEVENRSQQPITPDFGVVWPARRGNGTEFNEYNLAAFATDGVERFAIAPLPSMLGMGGGPAEGSLDVVPTPGDVFELDWAGVETRYFVAALLPDKPTEARARFVATEPGREGRLEVSFVPVSLPPGTRLAREYRLYIGPKEPERLEAFGAHLDEAIQKGWAPSLTRFFTAALTLVHQGVPNYGLAIVVLTFILRVAMAPLMVGQMRSMKRMADLAPKLKAAQDRFPDDRMKQQEAMMAVYQQAGVSPFSAFGGCLPMLLQLPVFVGFYFALQSSIQLRQQPFFGWINDLSQPESLFVIPGIDLHIRALPLLLGFAMWAQQRLTPTPGMDPAQARMMQILMPVMMTVMFYQFASGLGVYWLVSTLLGIAQQQWTNRSKPQTA
- the yidD gene encoding membrane protein insertion efficiency factor YidD codes for the protein MTAERGVVAVLIAAVRVYQVALSPVLGGACRFAPSCSHYAVEALREHGALRGLLLALRRVSRCHPFHRGGYDPVPAGDRRGP